The Scomber japonicus isolate fScoJap1 chromosome 13, fScoJap1.pri, whole genome shotgun sequence genome includes a window with the following:
- the LOC128371474 gene encoding gap junction delta-2 protein-like codes for MGDWSILGRFLTEVQNHSTVIGKIWLTMLLIFRILLVALVGDAVYSDEQSKFTCNTLQPGCNNVCYDTFAPVSHLRFWVFQIVLVSTPSIFYVVYVLQKITKNEKIDVKEVEVVPKSSPVLERDKYIEGDKEATLEVGGTYNTAYNTEDWSSQEDECEEKSQLEEEMKEVGKDPTQLSSQVLLIYIIHVMLRSIMEIIFLIGQYYLFGFEVPHLFRCETYPCPNRTDCFVSRATEKTIFLNFMFSVSLGCFILNIVELHYLGWIYIFRVLLSACCTCCDADRNPVREVELYSDNNPLLLELKHSLRGRVVLQTTSSMSRDKSCGVPTQAPTISFETDSTLECTSKRNTDEKDRTKTRPYNMKIGRGKKSWL; via the coding sequence ATGGGAGACTGGTCCATTCTTGGCCGCTTCCTAACCGAGGTTCAAAACCATTCCACGGTCATCGGGAAGATATGGCTGACAATGCTGCTCATCTTCCGCATCTTGCTTGTGGCCCTGGTAGGGGATGCAGTCTACAGTGATGAGCAGTCCAAGTTTACTTGCAACACCTTACAGCCTGGATGCAATAATGTCTGCTATGACACTTTTGCACCTGTCTCACACTTACGCTTTTGGGTCTTTCAGATTGTTCTTGTCTCCACACCTTCTATTTTCTACGTTGTCTATGTCTTGCAAAAAATCACCAAGAATGAAAAAATAGATGTTAAGGAAGTTGAAGTTGTACCCAAGTCCTCACCTGTGCTTGAGAGGGACAAATATATAGAAGGAGATAAGGAGGCAACACTGGAAGTTGGCGGTACTTATAACACCGCCTATAACACTGAGGACTGGAGCTCCCAGGAAGATGAGTGTGAGGAGAAGAGTCAGCTcgaagaagaaatgaaagaagtaggaaaagacCCTACCCAGCTTTCCAGCCAGGTACTACTCATCTACATCATACATGTTATGTTGCGCTCCATCATGGAGATAATCTTCCTCATTGGACAGTATTACCTGTTTGGATTTGAAGTGCCACACCTTTTCCGCTGTGAAACCTACCCCTGTCCAAACCGAACTGACTGCTTTGTGTCTCGAGCTACAGAAAAGACCATCTTTCTCAACTTCATGTTCAGTGTCAGTCTAGGTTGCTTCATCTTGAACATTGTGGAGCTGCATTATCTGGGCTGGATTTATATTTTCAGAGTACTGCTCTCTGCATGCTGCACATGCTGTGATGCAGATAGGAACCCAGTGCGGGAGGTGGAATTATATTCTGACAACAACCCACTGCTGCTTGAGCTCAAACACTCTTTACGTGGCAGGGTTGTCCTGCAGACCACCTCTAGCATGTCCCGGGACAAGAGCTGTGGTGTCCCAACCCAGGCCCCGACCATCTCCTTTGAGACAGACTCTACCCTGGAGTGCACTTCGAAGAGAAACACAGATGAAAAGGACCGCACCAAGACCAGACCGTACAATATGAAAATAGGAAGAGGCAAAAAGTCATGGCTATAA